A stretch of Gossypium hirsutum isolate 1008001.06 chromosome A06, Gossypium_hirsutum_v2.1, whole genome shotgun sequence DNA encodes these proteins:
- the LOC107937678 gene encoding RING-H2 finger protein ATL73: MVAPLYHRPHRLLLDNNGTKPRSSFTNEANFDTNMVIILAALLCALICALGLNSIVRCALRCSRRFAFETPDETAARLAATGLKKSALRQIPVAVYGFEMDLKATDCPICLGEFMDGEKVRVLPKCNHSFHVRCIDTWLLSHSSCPTCRQSLLEPAVTCSEAAPVVMETGIRQHGNSSGGHADVLVADEVG; encoded by the coding sequence ATGGTGGCTCCGCTTTATCACCGCCCTCACCGGCTTCTCCTCGACAACAATGGCACCAAACCCCGTAGTTCTTTCACCAACGAAGCCAATTTCGATACCAACATGGTCATCATCTTAGCAGCTTTGCTATGTGCGTTGATATGTGCTCTAGGGCTAAACTCGATCGTTCGTTGCGCGTTACGGTGTAGCCGGAGGTTTGCTTTCGAGACTCCCGACGAGACTGCAGCGCGCTTGGCGGCTACCGGGTTGAAAAAGAGCGCGTTGCGGCAAATTCCAGTAGCCGTGTACGGTTTTGAGATGGATTTAAAGGCTACGGATTGTCCAATTTGTCTCGGTGAGTTCATGGATGGAGAGAAAGTTCGGGTGTTGCCTAAATGTAACCATAGTTTCCATGTTAGGTGTATAGATACTTGGTTGTTGTCGCACTCGTCGTGCCCGACTTGCCGACAATCGTTGCTTGAGCCGGCGGTGACTTGTTCCGAAGCTGCACCAGTGGTGATGGAGACCGGAATCCGACAACATGGGAATTCATCAGGGGGACATGCTGATGTACTTGTTGCTGATGAGGTTGGCTGA